The Paraburkholderia agricolaris genome includes the window ACGTCGCCGCTACTGCAACCCGCCGCGGCACGCCGCTAGCGGTGTCCAGCAGCGACCTGGTGGTGTACTCGGGTGGCCACCTGCGCGCGTTCGCCGGTTATGCCTATCTGCCGCAAGCGATGCCCGCGGGCGTCGATGTCAGCGTCATTCAATAACGGAGCGGATCATGCGTCATACGTCTTCGTTTGTGACCTTGTTGTGCGCGGCGCTGCTCGCGTTGCTCGTCAGTGCCTGCGGCGGCGGGGGTGGCGGCTCCAGCGGCTCCGGTTCCACGGCGAGTTCCAGTGGCACGAGCCTTTCGGCTGGTCCCACCGTCACCAATACTTCGCCTTCACCGCAGGTGATTGCCGCCAACGCCGTGCGCGTGACGGTCGACTCAGGCGTGAGCAACGTGCCGAACATGCCGTTCGTCAGCGTCACGATTTGTGTGCCTGGCACCAGCCAGTGCCAAACCATCGATCACATGCTGGTGGATACCGGCTCGTGGGGCGTGCGCATATTTGCCTCGCAATTGCCCGCGTCGATGACGCTGCCGCAACAGAAGGACGGCTCGGGCAATCTGGTTGCCGAATGCATGGAGTTTTTCGACGGCTACACATGGGGTTCGGTGAAGCTCGCCGACCTGCAGATCGCCGGCGAAAAAGCGGCCTCGCTGCCGGTCCAGGTGATCGATCCGAACTACGCTTCGCTGCCGTCCGACTGCGCGACTTACGGTGCATCGCGCAACACGCCGGCTTCGTTGCAGGCCAACGGCATCCTGGGTATCGGCGTATTCAAGCATGACTGCGGCGCGAACTGCGTGCAGCAGGCTGTAGC containing:
- a CDS encoding DUF3443 domain-containing protein, translating into MRHTSSFVTLLCAALLALLVSACGGGGGGSSGSGSTASSSGTSLSAGPTVTNTSPSPQVIAANAVRVTVDSGVSNVPNMPFVSVTICVPGTSQCQTIDHMLVDTGSWGVRIFASQLPASMTLPQQKDGSGNLVAECMEFFDGYTWGSVKLADLQIAGEKAASLPVQVIDPNYASLPSDCATYGASRNTPASLQANGILGIGVFKHDCGANCVQQAVAGTYYGCNGTACTSIPLAEALQVANPIPYFATDNNGSMLSLPMVAGGAQTVSGQLVFGIGTQSNNSLGSAQVIGVSPSSGTFTTVQNGTTYSSSILDSGSTGLFFQTSAMPACSSPNNAYYCPGSTQSLSAMIQGVNGTTSTVNFSVGNANSISQTYSGDSALPLLAGPAFVKSSVFDWGLPFFYGRNVYAAVEQQATPGGAGPYVAY